The stretch of DNA CGACCTGCAGCGTGAGATCGAAGCTGCCGAAGCCGCTCAAGAAGCTCAGCAAGTTGCCGACGAGGCTGCCGACAAAAGCGGCGCCGACCAGCAAAATCACGGCAATGGCGGAAACAGCCGAAACAAGAACGCAGAAACAGGCCATACCGGAAACCAAACCAACGGGCATACGGCGACCGAGAATCCCGACAATCTCAATCCCTCCGGCAACAGTGCCGACACGACCGACCGCGGAAATCACCATGAAAATAATCACACCGAATACGGCGACAGCAATCGCAACGGCACCACAGCCAACCGCTACAATTCCGCTCTGAACGACGCCGAAACGCGCTACCGGGCAGGCAAAGGCCCGGCGAGCTCGGCCGGCCCGGCATCGAACGACCCGCGCACTGTGGCTGCACGCTTGCTGCACACCGGCAGCAACCTCATGACCACTTCCGCAGATTTCCGCCACGGGGCCGGCCTCTGGCGTCAAGGAAAACTCGAGTAATTCGCTGGCCTACAGCCGACCGGAATCCGTACTTTACGCGCTCGGCGTGTAAACGGAGGACGACCCGTTATACTTGGAAGTTGCGCTGGACCGTGCTTAAGCCCCGGGCTTCATTTTTTGCCGCTGCGAGCGGCGTTCGCGCCGACAGGCGCTTTCGCGGTTCAGCGTTTTACTTTTCATTATTACCATTTCCACGCTGAATTTGATTCTGGCCTATACCCCCTGAATAGCGACACTAATCCGACTTATATGAAGTACAAACATTGCAAAATGCGTCGTTACCAGCAGCATAGGGGGTATATGTGCTGGAAACAACGCATCCAGTAACGTTAAATGCGTCTTTTCCAGCACATATACCTCACTTACCGCTGGAAACAACGCATTTATCAGCGGTCCCGGTCAATTACCGGATTCACTGTTTTACTGCGTTTACTGAGATATTTGTGCCGATATGCACAATTTCGGTTTTCGATTTTCAAAAAGACACGGCAAGGCATATCCTTGGAAGTATGCAAGTACATGTTTTGGATCACCCGCTGGTCGAGCACAAGCTCACCGTTCTGCGGGATAAGAACACACCCTCCAACATCTTCCGCGAGCTCATCAGCGAACTGGTGACGCTCGAGGCCTACGAAGCCACGCGCAACCTCGACGTGGTCGACCGCGATATCGAGACGCCGATCGCCAAGATGACCGGCAAGCACCTCGCCAGCCCGCGCCCCATGGTCGTCCCGATCCTACGCGCCGGCTTGGGAATGCTCGATGGCATGACCCGCCTGCTGCCCACCGCCGAAGTCGGATTCCTCGGCATGAAGCGCGACGAGGACACCCTCGACATCATCACCTACGCCAACCGCCTGCCCGATGACCTCACCGGCCGTCAGTGCTTCCTCCTGGACCCGATGCTCGCCACCGGCGGCACCACCGTCGCAGCCACGCACTATCTGGCCGAGCGCGGCGCCAAGGACATCACCTCGATCAACATCTTGGCGGCGACCCCTGGCTTGAAGCACGTCGAAGAGACGCTCGACCCATCCATCGACTTCAAGGTCGTGGTGTGCGGCGTCGATGAGAGGCTCAACGAGCACGGCTATATCGTCCCGGGCCTCGGCGACGCTGGCGACCGTCTCTACGGCCTGATCGACTGAGCCAGGGCTCAGCCGGACTTATCCGTTTTAGAAAGCCTTTCCGAACAACGTTTCGCCAAAGGCTTTCCTTGTATCTGAAGATGTGGGGGTTATAGGCCAAATATTCTGGCCTATAACCCCCACATGGTGGATACGCCCGCTGAATCCGACAAGTCCGTAACAGTTGACTCGACGCGAACACGTCCGCCGCTACTTGCCTTTGGCGGCTTTCTTCGCTTTGCGGCCTTTGAAATAGATGTCGAAGACGATCCAGGCGCCGAGGATGAACGCGACGACATAACCCATGAAACCGACCACGGGGATGCCGAAAACGATGGGTTTCATGCCGGCGTAGTAGACGATGGACGAACCGACGAACAGGCCGACCACGATCAGCGCCATGGTCAGGCGATTGATCATGTCGGAAATCTGCTTCAGCGGCTCCTCACTGCCGACGATCTCCATGTTCATCCGCAGCTGGCCGCGGGTGAGCATACGCATGGCGACCTTGCTCTCCGCAAGCGCATCGAGCGACCCGTGCAGCGCTTTGTTGCCTTCGATGCCAAGCGACTTGATCTCGTCGACGGCGACCTCGTCCAAGCGTTTGCTGGTGGTGGCATGGTCGGTGATGATCTGAATCATGTTGACGTCGGGAATGAACTCGTCCAGAGTGCCTTCGAGCGTGACCATCGCGCGGCTCATCGTCGTAATGGTCGAAGGGACCTCGATGCCGTGACGTTGCGCAAGATTGGTCAGCGCCATCGCGAACTCGGCGATGTTGAGATCGGCGAGATCGACCTTGCCATATTCCTCCACGATCACGTCGAGATCGCTCAACAGCTGCGGATAATCCTCGGAATCAGGTTGGACGTCGGCAAACCGCAGCAACCCGTCGGCGAGCGCCGGCGAATCCTGCTTGCCCACGGCGAAAATCATCTGCCGCAGCACCTGACGCGTTTTGCGGTCGAGACGGCCGACCATCCCCAGATCGATCAGAATGATCTTACCTCCGGAAATGATGACGTTGCCCGGGTGCGGGTCGGCATGGAAGAAGCCGTTGTCGAGGATCTGCGCCGCATAGTTGTCGACCAGTTTGGTGCCGATTTCCTTCAAATCGTAGCCTTCCTCGATGAGTTTGCCGGTATGGTTCAACGAAATGCCGTCGATATAATCCATCACCACGACGTGCTGGGTGCACAGGTCCATATACGGTTTCGGGCAGTCCATATAGCGGTACGGTTCGCAGAAACGCTTGAATTCCGCGAGATGCCGCGCTTCTATCAGGAAGTCCGTCTCATCCTCGAACGTGTCCCAAAGCTCTTCGACCACACCGCCGAGGTCGACCACCTGCATGCTGGAGCCCATGAAGCGCGTGGCGGCCTTGGCGATCGAACGCATGATGGAGACGTCCTGCGCCATCGTCTGCCGCACGCCCGGCCGCTGCACCTTCACCGCAACGTCCTCGCCGGTGACGAGGGTGGCGCGATGCACCTGGGCCAAGGAAGCGGAACCCAACGGCTTGGGATCGATATCGGCGAAAATCTCGTCCACCGGACGCCCGTATTCCTGCTCCAGCGTTTCAACAACCGTCTGATATGGCATCGGATCGGCATCGGCGCGCAATTTCGCCAGTTCATCGCAATACTGCTGCGGCAGAATCTCCGAACGCATCGAAAGCATCTGGCCGGCTTTGACGAAAGTCGGACCGAGCGCCTCCAGCATCAGCCGCATCTTACGGGGCGTAATCCCTTTGGTGACGTCGAACTGGCCCATGATCTTGACGATCTGGCCGAGACGTTTGACATTGCCACGACGGGTCAGGTGGTAGCGTTGCGCAAACGATTCGCGCCGACCGAAAAGGTTGATTTCGTCGTCGTCAGCGGCTGAGGCGACCGAGTCAGCCAAACTGGCCGAGGCTGTCGAGGCGGCTGAGCTGGGCGCTGACACAGACGTATCTTCAGAGGCTTTTTTCGAATCGGGCCCTTGGGGATGGAACTCCTCGGGCTCGGCCTTCCTAGACCGGGGCTCTTCCGGCTGAGATTTGCTGAGCTGAGACTCCCCCGGCTGGGTCTCTTTCAACGTAGTTTTTTCTGACGGAGATCCCTTAGGCTCAGACCCTTTTGGCTGAGGTTCTTCCGTCCCGGCACTTTTTTCAGATTTGCCGAAATTACCGAGATTGTCGGCGCTAGTCGTTTCTTCGGAGTCATTTTGGGCATAATGGCCTTTCAGCGCGGCATTGGAAACCTTATCGTCCATCGTCACCTGAAATCAAAATCTACAGCTATAGGATTTATTCGGCTTTTTCGTCGCCTTCATCGGACTTGTCGGCGTCCGGCTTGCTGCCCTCGGCCTCGTCCTTGGCTTTGGCGTTCTGCTCTTTCATATCGTCTTTGACTTCCTGCGCCTTGTGCTTGAGCTCGGTGTTGAGCGTCCTGCCCTGCTCCACCGTCAGCTCGCCCTTCTTGACCAGCGCGTCGACGATTTCCTGCCCTTTTTCAGCGGTAGTCGCCATTGCTCCGATGCCGGCCAGAAACACGGTGCGCAGCCCGTCGCCCAGTTTGTAATCAGCCATGATTCCTCTTTCACTAGTAGTGACACCCGTACTACTAATCTAGCCTATTTGCAAAGAATATCCCAGCAGTGGAAATAGGACCATCCGGTGTACTGCCAAGTTACACTACGAAAACGATGAGTTCAGCATCGTCGGCCCAACCGCCTCGATGGAACATTACGAATGCGGCAAGCACAGCCTTTCAGATTGATGCCGTGCCTGTAAAACCGGTTACCCTCTAAAAACAAATACAACGACATTGACTATATAATTACATAAAATACCAAATATCAGTAATGATGGTTATTTTTTAGGAGGCTACAATGCCGAATTCGAACAGTTTGTACGTCGGTATAAGCCAAGCGAATCGATATATCTCCGACTTGTCGGATCGACTCAACGCAGCCTAAGAAAATCTCAACCGCCTACGCGAACTGCTCTCTTACGTCTCCCAGAAGCAAAACAGCTTTCTGAACAATCAAGGACGACGTCAAAGCAGCTTCAGCAAAGAAGCCAGTACCAACAACGACAAACAGGAGTGCAATCAAATATGAGTAAATCAGTCAGTATTTTCAATGATGCTGCAACCATGGAGATACCGGACGATTTCGAGTGTGGTTCACCGCAAAAAACATCGTTTCGGCAAAGAGGCGACATCGGCCAGCTCAAAAACAAACTTCGGATATGGCGCAGCTTATTACACGCAACGCGCATTGTCTCTTCGCGCATGTACTTTTATAATCCGAACAAACCCGACACACGCATTGTTTGCTCGGATGCAGCCAATACAGCATGGCCTTCCGATTTAGCCCAAGCCACCAAAAGCCTTGAAAAAGCAGTATATACAACCTATAAAAACCCGACTGACGTCAAAACCACCATCCGCCACGACAAAAACGGCGAGCCGTTGCTTGCGATGGCATATAGCCTGACGATTGAGACGGGAATATGGTACGTCTTGTTAATCACCTTACCGATTCGCGGGCATATGAATGGCATAACGATGAAATGTACAGCTGAAGATGCCGAAATCCGATGGAACCAGTTCATGGCAGCCGCCGACTCCATCACGATTCTCAAACCCTGATATCGCCTCGTCGCTACGGCTGTGCGATTTCTTTGCTATCGCGGGCGCGTTGCGGCGACGCGACGGGCGCTGGCAGCCAGAGCGTCGATATGGGCGAGTTCGGCTTTTTGCGCGTCGCTTTGCTGCGGCCGGAACTCGCCATAACGATGCGTGGCAGCGGCGTTGATGAGGAAGTCGGAAACCTTGGGGTTCTTGGGCAACAACGGGCCGTGCATGTAAGTGCCGATGACGTTGCGGACACGGGCGCCTTCACTATGATCCTCACCATTGTTGCCGCAACCCTCGTGGTCGACGCGGCCGAACGGTGTCACGCCGTCACGCAGGAACGTCTGGCCGGAATGGTTCTCGTAGCCGATGACATCGCCGAACTGGTCGGAATGCTCCAGCAGATTGCCGATCATACGCTTCTCGCGGCCTTCGGTATAGACGCCGAAAATGCCGATGCCGTCAAGTTTCGTGCCGTCGATGGTCTCGAAATACTCGCCGAAGAGCTGATACATGCCGCAGATCATCAGCATCGGCACGTCCTGTTGCGCCAAGGCACGCAAAGTGTCCGCCCGTTTGAAGAAGTCATCGGAAATCTTTTCCTGCCCGCTGTCCTGCCCGCCGCCGCCGAGAATCATATCGACATGCTCCGGCCACGGGTCACCTTGGTTATAGGCGTGGATGACCGGCTCGTAGCCATACAGCGCAAGCCGGCGCTTGATGGTGAGCACATTGCCCCAGTCGCCGTAGATGTTCATATCCTTGGGATAGATGGACATCACGTCAATCGGACGGGCAGCCTGTGGCTCTTGCGAATCCTGCGAAGAAGCGTGCGAGGGCCGCATATGTTCGTTCCGGTTTTCGGTCTGATTTTCGGTCTGTTTATCAGCCATCACGTTCACTTCCCCACCCCGGCGTCGGCGACTTCGGCGTATTTGCCGAGCTCCGAGCGCACCTTGAGCATCGCGGTATACGTGCAATAGATATGTTTCGGCGTGCCGGGATCGGTCGTGACGAATTTGCGCACGGCCTCCTCGACGTTCGTATCGGTCTGCCCGACCGTGACACCTTCATATTCCAGCCGCAACGCCATATCCCACGCGCGTACGCCCGATACCATCTTCACACCGGTATCGCGCAGCGAAGTGAAATCGACATCCCAGAGCCAACTCATATCGCGCCCGTCGGCATATTCGTCATTGATGACGATCATCGTATCGTGACCGACAGGTGCGAAACTCGAAAGCGACATCCTGAAACCCATCGGGTTCTTGACCAACAGCAGCTCGACCGGAGCGCCGTCGACCTCGATGACTTCGCCGCGCCCGAAAGCCGGGGTGACGCGTGAAAGGGCGCGCATCAGGCGTTCGTCGCGGGCCCTGGGCAAGGTGGTGTCCGCGTTCTTGATCTGCTCGGTGACCGCACGGACGACCGCGAGCGCCGCAGCCGCGTTGAAGAGATTATAGACGCCCTCGAGCTGGACCGTGGTCTCGAATTCGGCGTCGTCCATCACGAATTCCGCCTCGTGGTCGCCCACACGGCTGAGCACCACATCCGCGAGACGCTGGGAAGCCAACGAATCCGCCAAAGCCAAGGAAGCGGAAACCGTCTCCCGCGCGTCGAGCTTGGGGATAATCCTGTTGCCTGACGAATCGAAGGTATCATGCGGGTTTGGACCGCCTGCCTGTTGGCTGGCTGGCTCGTCAGAAGCCACTGCCGTCCTTACTGCGGACGCCCCGTCTTGACTTGCACAATCAGCCCCACGACCGGAAGATTCCTCGACTACGTCACTTTCGACATGTGCGCTGGTACCTGCGCCAGCAGTGGCAACGGCACTGGCCAATGCCGTGTTGACACCCTGCACATTCGCCGCGGCTTTCTGCGCCGCAGACAAATCCCCGGCATGCATGTCATCGTCGGAGGGGAACAGTTTGCGCAGCTCGTCGGAAAGCCCGAAATAACGGACCTGCGTGCCCTGCGGCACCACGTGGGCGAGCGCTGCGATTCGTCGGTCCTCACGGTTCAAGACCACGGTTCCGGTCGTACTGGCAGCGACGTGGCTTAGGAGCCGGGCCGTATTGTCGATCTCGCCGAAGCGGTCGAGCTGGTCGCGCATGACATTCAGAAGCAAGGAATACCGCGGCTTGACCTGCTGCACGAAATGTACCGCATACGCCTCATCGAGCTCCAGCACCGCGATGTCGGCATCAAGCTTGCCCCCAGCCGAAACTTCGGTCAAGAGCGCCGAAACGACGCCACGGGTGAAGTTGGAGCCGGTGGGGTTGGTGAACACCTTGAGATTGAGGTCGT from Bifidobacterium sp. ESL0800 encodes:
- a CDS encoding glutamine amidotransferase, which produces MRPSHASSQDSQEPQAARPIDVMSIYPKDMNIYGDWGNVLTIKRRLALYGYEPVIHAYNQGDPWPEHVDMILGGGGQDSGQEKISDDFFKRADTLRALAQQDVPMLMICGMYQLFGEYFETIDGTKLDGIGIFGVYTEGREKRMIGNLLEHSDQFGDVIGYENHSGQTFLRDGVTPFGRVDHEGCGNNGEDHSEGARVRNVIGTYMHGPLLPKNPKVSDFLINAAATHRYGEFRPQQSDAQKAELAHIDALAASARRVAATRPR
- a CDS encoding Mur ligase family protein, whose protein sequence is MSNETSTLHKPWTAFATPTIGKAVRGLSRLLHHGGSALPGEVVEKIDPTFLARTLGQLPYGVVLVSGTNGKTTTTRMIASILNDLNLKVFTNPTGSNFTRGVVSALLTEVSAGGKLDADIAVLELDEAYAVHFVQQVKPRYSLLLNVMRDQLDRFGEIDNTARLLSHVAASTTGTVVLNREDRRIAALAHVVPQGTQVRYFGLSDELRKLFPSDDDMHAGDLSAAQKAAANVQGVNTALASAVATAGAGTSAHVESDVVEESSGRGADCASQDGASAVRTAVASDEPASQQAGGPNPHDTFDSSGNRIIPKLDARETVSASLALADSLASQRLADVVLSRVGDHEAEFVMDDAEFETTVQLEGVYNLFNAAAALAVVRAVTEQIKNADTTLPRARDERLMRALSRVTPAFGRGEVIEVDGAPVELLLVKNPMGFRMSLSSFAPVGHDTMIVINDEYADGRDMSWLWDVDFTSLRDTGVKMVSGVRAWDMALRLEYEGVTVGQTDTNVEEAVRKFVTTDPGTPKHIYCTYTAMLKVRSELGKYAEVADAGVGK
- the upp gene encoding uracil phosphoribosyltransferase, which encodes MQVHVLDHPLVEHKLTVLRDKNTPSNIFRELISELVTLEAYEATRNLDVVDRDIETPIAKMTGKHLASPRPMVVPILRAGLGMLDGMTRLLPTAEVGFLGMKRDEDTLDIITYANRLPDDLTGRQCFLLDPMLATGGTTVAATHYLAERGAKDITSINILAATPGLKHVEETLDPSIDFKVVVCGVDERLNEHGYIVPGLGDAGDRLYGLID
- a CDS encoding phasin family protein, giving the protein MADYKLGDGLRTVFLAGIGAMATTAEKGQEIVDALVKKGELTVEQGRTLNTELKHKAQEVKDDMKEQNAKAKDEAEGSKPDADKSDEGDEKAE
- a CDS encoding lipopolysaccharide core heptose(II) kinase RfaY, whose translation is MADSVASAADDDEINLFGRRESFAQRYHLTRRGNVKRLGQIVKIMGQFDVTKGITPRKMRLMLEALGPTFVKAGQMLSMRSEILPQQYCDELAKLRADADPMPYQTVVETLEQEYGRPVDEIFADIDPKPLGSASLAQVHRATLVTGEDVAVKVQRPGVRQTMAQDVSIMRSIAKAATRFMGSSMQVVDLGGVVEELWDTFEDETDFLIEARHLAEFKRFCEPYRYMDCPKPYMDLCTQHVVVMDYIDGISLNHTGKLIEEGYDLKEIGTKLVDNYAAQILDNGFFHADPHPGNVIISGGKIILIDLGMVGRLDRKTRQVLRQMIFAVGKQDSPALADGLLRFADVQPDSEDYPQLLSDLDVIVEEYGKVDLADLNIAEFAMALTNLAQRHGIEVPSTITTMSRAMVTLEGTLDEFIPDVNMIQIITDHATTSKRLDEVAVDEIKSLGIEGNKALHGSLDALAESKVAMRMLTRGQLRMNMEIVGSEEPLKQISDMINRLTMALIVVGLFVGSSIVYYAGMKPIVFGIPVVGFMGYVVAFILGAWIVFDIYFKGRKAKKAAKGK